One genomic segment of Pseudomonas sp. p1(2021b) includes these proteins:
- a CDS encoding GIY-YIG nuclease family protein, which yields MKVKNWDGWEPEWLKLVDHYQSAPAMPGVYIICADRAITRAVGIDENGILTVGESDNLRRRLAAFVRCAGSKGARGHMAGWRFSFASFEKMFPLDTLWVSWYPTTDKAAAYAKEGEMLGLYLAEHYELPPLNYKFNWSPQEQ from the coding sequence ATGAAGGTCAAGAATTGGGATGGCTGGGAGCCGGAGTGGCTGAAGCTTGTAGACCATTATCAGAGCGCGCCGGCAATGCCGGGTGTGTACATCATCTGCGCTGACCGCGCGATCACACGTGCAGTCGGTATTGATGAGAATGGGATTCTCACGGTCGGTGAGTCGGATAACCTGAGGCGTCGCCTGGCCGCATTTGTCCGATGCGCTGGCTCGAAAGGCGCTAGGGGTCACATGGCTGGTTGGCGGTTTAGCTTCGCCTCGTTCGAAAAAATGTTCCCGCTGGATACGCTTTGGGTGAGCTGGTACCCCACCACCGACAAGGCTGCAGCCTATGCGAAGGAGGGCGAGATGCTGGGCCTGTATCTGGCAGAGCACTACGAGCTACCTCCGCTGAACTACAAATTCAACTGGTCTCCCCAGGAGCAGTGA
- a CDS encoding phage tail protein — protein sequence MGAAQQLDIAGAKGGSSKPKTPVESPDTLQSTNIASILLAVGEGEFDGTPTDRDIYLDNTPIMDASGNVNFPGVKWEWRPGSIDQEYIKGIPAVENETTVNVELRSDAPFSRALTNTQLSRLRLRFTWPRLFRQDDNGNTNGYRIEYAIDVATDGGAYAEAHRGAVDGKSMNGYQRSVSVDLPTATSGWMFRVRRITPNANKGTIGDMMTIAGYTEIIDEKLSCPNTALLYIEFDAQQFQNIPEVTVRCKARRWPVPSNYDPITRTYTGVWDGTFKQAWTNNPAFVTYGLCVEDRFGLGKRIKPWMVDKWEMYRIAQYCDQLVPDGLGGQEPRYLCDLNLQGRAEAWALLRDLSAIYRGMVYWAQGSLFMQADMPRERDIDYVFTRSNVIDGDFVYGGAGRDTHYSRALVSYDNPANNYDTDVIPVTDAALQRRYRDRPIEISAIGCTRASEAQRRGKWVLLSNDQDRTVTFRTGIEGRIPLPGYVIPVADELVAGRPNGGRISAAAGRVVTLDRDTPIKAGDRLIVNLPNGTAQARTVQSVAGRAVTVTTAYSVQPEPQLQWAIDYEDLAVQLFRVLKTSRTQEGHWEITALEFNPSKFAAIDTGAKLESRPISIIPVTTVAPPASVTLSSAYVVNQGIAVSTMTIAWPAVEGAVAYDVEWRKDDGNWVRLQRVGTTSVDVVGIYAGAYVARVRAVSAFEITSIWKSSDLTQLKGKEGEPPAVAFLSTAPEIFGIRVAWGFPEGASDTEYTELQMASEETGQNPVDLGRFAYPTTTYLHSGMAAGVVRYFRARLVDRSGNVGPWSDWTYGQSNADASEILDYITGKITETELGQGLLTEIEKISGEGPDSVNGRIEAAKQELEGLITELTDPLEYVPTNAYLKNDAVRKGQRLYMAIADVPAAADGANAPPNPTYWVDIGSIAETANGLAQAVSKNTADISTIDGKVTANAAMLQAVQSAYRDDDGEGALNDALRGWDTLAKVSEESRTRATQNEAMASRMTTVEASVGENKGSIRSLEQTVVTNEQATASRFLDVNTKVGANSASISALEKTVTDNESSTASRLETVNSRVDATNSALDQEKADRADAVAGERALREASISDEAATRADADQALGTRIGYMEASFTVPQSERDDSGEGALAGALKGWENTAKIAEESKVRATEIDAQAKKTETLEVSFNSGLDKTNGELQKTNAAVQVTSQALAALDGKASTMWSVKMQINAQGQYVAAGIGLGIENGPAGLQSQFLVSADRFAVVNGINGTLSAPFVVQGGQVYINQAFINQAFIQNIVLGMTLRSQAVDSAGRPLIELNMVTGAVSIRGQSVDGSILLNNNGLYVYDNNGVERTAVGRLT from the coding sequence ATGGGCGCAGCACAGCAGCTCGACATTGCTGGCGCGAAAGGCGGCAGCAGCAAGCCAAAGACGCCGGTGGAGTCGCCGGACACCCTGCAGTCCACCAACATCGCCAGCATTCTCCTGGCCGTGGGCGAAGGCGAGTTCGACGGCACCCCGACCGACCGGGATATCTACCTCGACAACACGCCAATTATGGATGCCAGCGGCAACGTGAACTTCCCAGGTGTGAAGTGGGAGTGGCGCCCAGGCAGCATTGACCAGGAGTACATCAAGGGCATCCCGGCGGTCGAGAACGAGACGACTGTTAACGTCGAGCTGCGCAGCGATGCGCCGTTCTCTCGTGCGCTGACAAACACTCAGCTGTCCCGCCTGCGCCTGCGTTTCACCTGGCCACGCTTGTTCCGCCAAGACGACAACGGCAACACCAACGGCTACCGGATCGAGTACGCAATCGACGTGGCCACCGATGGTGGCGCTTACGCCGAGGCGCACCGCGGGGCCGTGGATGGCAAATCCATGAACGGCTACCAGCGCTCTGTCAGCGTTGACCTGCCGACGGCGACCTCGGGCTGGATGTTCCGCGTCCGCCGGATCACGCCGAACGCCAACAAGGGCACCATCGGCGACATGATGACCATCGCCGGTTACACCGAGATCATCGACGAGAAGCTGAGCTGCCCAAACACCGCGCTGCTTTACATCGAGTTCGATGCCCAGCAGTTCCAGAACATCCCCGAGGTCACGGTGCGGTGCAAGGCGCGCCGCTGGCCGGTGCCGAGCAACTACGACCCGATCACCCGGACCTACACCGGCGTGTGGGATGGCACCTTCAAGCAGGCCTGGACCAACAACCCGGCCTTCGTGACCTACGGCCTGTGTGTCGAGGACCGGTTCGGCCTGGGGAAGCGCATCAAGCCGTGGATGGTCGACAAGTGGGAGATGTACCGCATCGCCCAGTACTGTGACCAGCTGGTGCCGGACGGTCTGGGCGGGCAGGAGCCGCGCTACCTGTGCGACCTCAACCTGCAGGGCAGGGCCGAGGCCTGGGCCCTGCTGCGCGACCTGTCGGCGATCTACCGGGGCATGGTGTATTGGGCCCAGGGCTCGCTGTTCATGCAGGCCGACATGCCGCGTGAGCGGGACATCGACTACGTTTTCACGCGGTCGAACGTCATCGATGGCGACTTCGTCTACGGCGGCGCCGGGCGGGACACGCACTACAGCCGTGCCCTGGTCAGCTACGACAACCCGGCGAACAACTACGATACCGACGTGATCCCGGTCACCGACGCTGCCCTGCAGCGCCGCTACCGGGACCGCCCAATCGAGATCTCAGCCATTGGCTGCACCCGCGCCTCCGAGGCCCAGCGCCGCGGCAAGTGGGTGCTGCTGAGCAACGACCAGGACCGCACCGTTACCTTCCGCACCGGCATCGAGGGCCGCATCCCGCTGCCTGGCTACGTCATTCCCGTGGCTGACGAGCTGGTGGCCGGGCGCCCGAACGGCGGTCGGATCTCGGCAGCTGCCGGCAGGGTGGTGACGCTGGACCGCGACACGCCGATCAAGGCCGGCGACCGGTTGATCGTTAACCTACCGAACGGTACCGCCCAGGCCCGCACCGTGCAGTCGGTAGCAGGCCGCGCGGTGACCGTGACCACGGCCTACAGCGTGCAGCCAGAACCGCAGTTGCAGTGGGCAATCGACTACGAGGACCTGGCCGTCCAGCTGTTCCGGGTGCTGAAGACCTCGCGTACCCAGGAAGGGCACTGGGAGATCACTGCGCTCGAGTTCAACCCGAGCAAGTTCGCGGCGATCGATACCGGGGCCAAGCTGGAAAGCCGACCGATCAGCATTATCCCAGTCACCACCGTGGCCCCGCCGGCCAGCGTCACCCTGTCCTCGGCCTACGTGGTCAACCAGGGTATAGCGGTCAGCACCATGACCATTGCCTGGCCAGCCGTTGAAGGGGCCGTGGCCTATGACGTGGAGTGGCGCAAGGACGATGGCAACTGGGTGCGCCTGCAGCGCGTCGGTACCACCTCGGTTGATGTGGTGGGCATCTACGCCGGCGCCTACGTGGCCCGGGTGCGGGCGGTTAGCGCGTTCGAGATCACTTCCATCTGGAAGAGCTCGGACCTGACCCAGCTCAAGGGGAAGGAGGGCGAGCCGCCGGCGGTGGCGTTCCTTTCCACGGCACCGGAAATCTTCGGCATCCGTGTGGCCTGGGGCTTCCCGGAAGGGGCAAGTGACACCGAGTACACCGAGCTGCAGATGGCCTCCGAGGAGACCGGCCAGAACCCAGTGGACCTCGGCCGCTTCGCCTATCCGACGACGACCTACCTGCACAGCGGCATGGCCGCCGGCGTGGTGCGGTACTTCCGCGCTCGTCTGGTCGACCGTTCAGGTAACGTCGGCCCTTGGTCGGACTGGACCTATGGTCAGTCGAACGCAGACGCATCGGAAATCCTCGACTACATCACCGGCAAGATCACCGAGACCGAGCTCGGGCAGGGCCTGCTGACGGAGATTGAGAAAATTTCCGGCGAGGGGCCGGACTCGGTGAATGGCCGAATCGAGGCAGCCAAGCAGGAGTTGGAGGGCCTGATCACCGAGCTGACCGACCCGCTTGAGTACGTGCCCACCAATGCCTACCTGAAGAACGACGCAGTGCGCAAAGGCCAGCGCTTGTACATGGCGATCGCAGATGTGCCGGCAGCAGCTGATGGAGCCAATGCGCCGCCGAACCCGACCTACTGGGTCGATATCGGCAGCATCGCCGAGACGGCAAATGGCCTAGCCCAGGCCGTGTCAAAGAACACCGCCGACATCAGTACCATCGACGGCAAGGTAACGGCCAATGCCGCAATGCTGCAGGCCGTGCAGTCCGCCTACCGCGATGATGACGGGGAGGGCGCCCTGAACGATGCGTTGCGGGGTTGGGATACCCTGGCCAAGGTCTCGGAAGAGTCGCGCACCCGCGCCACGCAGAACGAGGCCATGGCCAGCCGGATGACAACGGTTGAGGCCAGTGTCGGCGAGAACAAGGGCAGCATTCGCAGCCTCGAGCAGACCGTCGTCACGAATGAGCAGGCCACAGCTAGCCGATTCTTGGATGTGAACACCAAGGTCGGCGCCAACTCGGCCAGCATCTCGGCGCTGGAGAAGACTGTCACCGACAACGAGTCGTCGACCGCATCGCGCCTGGAGACCGTTAATTCCCGGGTGGACGCGACGAATTCGGCGCTCGACCAGGAAAAGGCCGACCGTGCTGATGCTGTTGCCGGGGAGCGTGCGCTGCGTGAGGCATCCATCAGCGATGAGGCCGCCACTCGCGCGGATGCTGACCAGGCGCTCGGCACCCGTATCGGTTACATGGAAGCGTCGTTCACGGTGCCGCAGAGCGAGCGTGATGACAGCGGCGAGGGAGCGCTGGCTGGTGCCCTGAAGGGCTGGGAAAACACCGCCAAGATTGCCGAAGAGTCGAAGGTGCGGGCAACCGAAATCGACGCCCAGGCGAAGAAGACCGAGACGCTAGAAGTGTCGTTCAACTCCGGCCTGGACAAGACCAACGGCGAACTCCAAAAGACCAACGCCGCGGTGCAGGTCACCAGCCAGGCCCTGGCCGCGCTGGACGGCAAGGCCAGCACGATGTGGTCGGTCAAGATGCAGATCAACGCCCAAGGCCAGTATGTGGCCGCCGGTATTGGTCTCGGCATCGAGAACGGCCCGGCGGGCCTGCAAAGCCAATTCCTCGTATCGGCGGACCGGTTCGCGGTGGTCAACGGCATCAACGGCACGCTGTCTGCTCCGTTCGTTGTCCAGGGAGGCCAGGTGTACATCAACCAGGCATTCATCAACCAGGCGTTCATCCAGAACATCGTTCTCGGTATGACCTTGAGGTCCCAGGCCGTCGACTCTGCTGGCCGTCCGCTGATCGAGCTGAACATGGTCACCGGTGCCGTTTCGATCCGTGGGCAGTCGGTCGATGGATCGATCCTGTTGAATAACAACGGCCTGTACGTCTACGACAACAACGGGGTAGAGCGTACGGCAGTGGGGAGGCTGACCTGA
- a CDS encoding phage minor tail protein L → MSFIKDIQTLEPGSEVLLFELDGSEFGADILRFHGHAIPHTPEELAAAGADADQLPAKSIWWQGEEYGAWPMQIEGIEANSDGTAVRPTVTVGNVNGRITALCLAFDNLLEFKLTIRHTLGQYLDAVNYPGGNPEADPNEESIEVWYIDQKISENGTTVAWELASPGDVGGETIGRQMTQLCHWAMTGGYRGPNCGYTGPYRDKDGNLTDNPELDECDGCLGTGCTPRFGEGNQLPFGGFPAVSIIARS, encoded by the coding sequence ATGTCATTCATCAAGGACATCCAGACCTTAGAGCCTGGTAGTGAAGTGTTGCTGTTCGAACTGGACGGCAGTGAGTTCGGCGCCGATATCCTGCGGTTCCATGGTCATGCCATCCCGCACACGCCTGAGGAGCTGGCCGCGGCCGGCGCCGATGCCGACCAACTCCCGGCCAAGTCGATCTGGTGGCAGGGCGAGGAATATGGCGCCTGGCCCATGCAGATCGAAGGCATCGAGGCCAACTCGGACGGCACGGCGGTTCGGCCTACGGTCACGGTCGGTAACGTCAATGGGCGCATCACGGCGCTATGCCTGGCCTTCGACAACCTGCTTGAGTTCAAGCTGACAATTCGGCACACGCTGGGGCAGTACCTCGACGCGGTCAACTACCCGGGCGGAAACCCCGAGGCCGACCCGAACGAGGAAAGCATCGAGGTCTGGTACATCGACCAGAAGATCTCAGAAAACGGCACAACGGTGGCCTGGGAGCTGGCCAGCCCTGGCGACGTGGGCGGCGAGACGATTGGCCGGCAGATGACCCAGCTGTGCCACTGGGCCATGACCGGGGGCTACCGGGGGCCGAACTGCGGATACACCGGGCCGTACCGGGACAAGGACGGCAACCTCACCGACAACCCTGAACTGGATGAATGCGACGGGTGCCTGGGTACCGGATGCACCCCGCGCTTCGGCGAAGGCAACCAACTGCCCTTCGGCGGCTTCCCGGCTGTATCCATCATCGCGCGGAGCTGA
- a CDS encoding C40 family peptidase, with the protein MRKHILTVVQQHAAAEYPRECCGLIVAAGRTQRYVPCDNTASDPAEEFRISPEQYAAAEDQGEVIGIVHSHPDATSRPSPRDLAMCEATGLPWHILSWPEGDLRTITPKGETPLLGRPFVHGAWDCWQVCADWYRREWGLEFPAYAREDGWWEQADGPSLYEQAYEAAGFYQVSQPERGDMIVMAVGRTVHPNHAGIYLGGDAHLSGEQGQVFGPGPFLLHHLYGRPSEIIVFGGPWLDRTRLVLRHRDAK; encoded by the coding sequence ATGCGCAAACACATTCTCACCGTCGTGCAGCAGCACGCCGCGGCGGAGTACCCGCGCGAGTGTTGCGGGCTGATCGTCGCGGCGGGGCGGACCCAGCGGTACGTCCCATGCGACAACACGGCCAGCGACCCGGCAGAGGAATTCCGGATATCGCCGGAGCAGTACGCTGCGGCGGAGGACCAGGGCGAAGTCATCGGCATTGTCCACTCGCACCCGGATGCGACCAGTCGGCCGTCCCCGCGCGACCTGGCCATGTGCGAGGCCACGGGCTTACCCTGGCACATCCTGTCGTGGCCTGAGGGTGACCTGCGCACCATTACGCCCAAGGGTGAGACGCCGCTACTTGGGCGCCCATTCGTGCATGGGGCTTGGGACTGCTGGCAGGTTTGCGCGGACTGGTACCGTCGGGAGTGGGGGCTTGAGTTTCCAGCCTATGCCCGGGAGGACGGGTGGTGGGAGCAGGCCGACGGCCCGAGCCTCTACGAGCAGGCCTATGAGGCAGCTGGCTTCTACCAGGTCAGCCAGCCGGAGCGCGGCGACATGATTGTCATGGCCGTGGGCCGTACTGTGCATCCCAATCATGCTGGCATCTACCTAGGCGGTGATGCGCACCTATCAGGGGAGCAGGGCCAGGTGTTCGGCCCTGGGCCTTTCCTGCTGCACCACCTGTACGGCAGACCATCGGAGATCATCGTGTTCGGCGGGCCCTGGCTCGACCGTACGCGCCTTGTGTTGCGTCATCGGGACGCGAAGTGA
- a CDS encoding phage tail protein: protein MAIETFRWPTERGETPDIRYRVREARFGDGFRQTVGDGPNNKEDSYPITVTGRRARIHQVMDFLDRHSGSKAFLWTTPLGDLGLFTCVDPKPTPLGGDQFRVTATFQRAFHP from the coding sequence ATGGCGATAGAAACCTTTCGCTGGCCCACCGAGCGCGGTGAGACGCCAGACATCCGGTACCGAGTACGTGAGGCTCGCTTCGGCGACGGCTTTCGCCAAACGGTGGGCGACGGCCCAAACAACAAGGAAGACTCCTACCCGATCACGGTAACAGGACGAAGGGCGCGCATTCATCAGGTGATGGATTTCCTTGATCGCCACTCTGGCTCGAAAGCCTTCCTCTGGACCACGCCGCTTGGCGACCTTGGGCTGTTCACCTGCGTAGATCCAAAACCCACGCCATTGGGAGGTGATCAATTCAGGGTCACCGCCACCTTCCAGCGGGCTTTCCACCCGTAA
- a CDS encoding tail assembly protein, whose product MTVASINYSPMTTIKLSGSLAAKFGRLHRRQIDSGSTWEVFQALKATLEGFEAEIKRLDALGLRFAIFRNRKNVGEDDFARSGTREVRVIPVVAGSKRGGLMQTVLGVALIVAASIATGGLGAAFAAGAGGWGLAAAAGVSMIAGGVIQMLSPQAKGLSQSAAPENLPSYAFGSAKNTTASGNPVPICIGERRWGGAIISASIRAEDKK is encoded by the coding sequence ATGACCGTTGCATCCATTAATTACTCGCCCATGACCACGATCAAACTCTCCGGTTCGCTTGCTGCAAAGTTTGGCCGCTTACATCGGAGACAGATCGATTCTGGCTCAACTTGGGAAGTGTTTCAGGCGTTGAAAGCGACCCTGGAGGGATTCGAGGCAGAGATTAAACGGCTAGATGCTCTGGGGCTCCGATTCGCTATTTTCCGTAATCGGAAAAATGTTGGTGAGGATGACTTCGCACGCAGCGGCACTCGAGAGGTGCGCGTGATTCCCGTGGTCGCTGGCAGTAAGCGTGGCGGCCTTATGCAGACCGTCTTAGGGGTTGCGCTGATAGTTGCAGCATCGATCGCTACGGGTGGCTTGGGAGCTGCGTTCGCTGCTGGCGCCGGGGGATGGGGACTCGCAGCAGCAGCCGGTGTATCGATGATCGCCGGCGGCGTCATCCAGATGCTCAGCCCCCAGGCCAAAGGCCTATCCCAAAGCGCAGCCCCAGAGAACCTACCGTCCTACGCCTTCGGCAGCGCCAAGAACACCACGGCCAGCGGCAACCCGGTACCGATCTGCATCGGCGAGCGCCGGTGGGGCGGGGCGATCATCTCGGCCTCGATCCGGGCCGAAGACAAGAAGTAG
- a CDS encoding Arc family DNA-binding protein has protein sequence MSRSDPQFNLRLPEALKDKIVAAANDNKRSATAEILARLEASPKPLASKGLSLSTALPILGIESPHRIRDESSTYGALKDLLCLIRNAGRISEVWLAVRNGEYNRSALTVVLHIDGFMLLADHTLLTIERRAREVEVEDLIENLDRIGLLEGATSFITQKVKKTSKWAPNEAMSYLADQPREVLTRTTITRFLNLFLEKPFDFTDEQLDEYFSKQGR, from the coding sequence ATGAGTCGCAGCGACCCACAGTTCAATCTCCGCCTTCCCGAAGCCCTAAAGGACAAAATTGTTGCGGCAGCTAACGACAACAAGCGTTCCGCTACGGCTGAAATCCTTGCTCGTCTGGAAGCCAGCCCGAAACCTCTGGCCAGCAAAGGCCTTTCGCTGAGCACAGCTCTGCCCATCCTGGGCATCGAGAGCCCTCACCGTATCCGCGATGAAAGCAGCACTTACGGAGCACTCAAGGACCTCCTCTGTCTTATTCGAAATGCTGGCCGGATCTCTGAGGTTTGGCTTGCGGTGCGAAACGGCGAATACAACCGCTCGGCTCTGACTGTGGTCCTGCACATAGATGGATTTATGCTGCTTGCAGACCACACTCTCCTCACTATTGAGCGTCGTGCGCGCGAAGTCGAAGTCGAGGACCTCATTGAGAATCTTGATAGGATCGGGCTTCTCGAAGGAGCCACATCCTTCATCACTCAGAAGGTAAAGAAAACATCGAAGTGGGCGCCAAATGAGGCCATGTCGTATCTCGCAGATCAACCACGCGAGGTACTGACTCGGACCACGATTACGCGCTTCCTGAACCTTTTCCTTGAGAAGCCTTTTGATTTCACCGATGAACAGCTCGATGAATATTTCAGCAAGCAAGGTCGTTGA